One uncultured Campylobacter sp. genomic window, CCGATCGCCGCGATCTTGCCGTCGTCCGGCTCTACCACATCGCCCGTGCCGCTAAGCAGAAAGATATTTTTGCGGTCCAGCACCAGCATCATCGCTTCGAGCTTTCGCAGATACTTATCCTTGCGCCACTGCTTGCTAAATTCTATCACAGCCCTTAAAAGATCGCCCTTTGCGCCATCTAAGCACTTCTCAAACATATCAAAAAGATTAAACGCATCGGCGGTGCTGCCCGCAAAGCCCGCCAAAACGTTGCCCTCTTTGCCGATCTTTCGAATTTTAGTCGCATTGCCCTTTAAGACGGTGTTTCCGAACGTAACCTGCCCGTCGCCGCCGATGACAGAGGCCTTTGCGCCTTTGTAGGCTAAAATGGTAGTCGCTTCAAACACTAGCCACCTCTATCTCAAATTTAGCGCTTATGCCGTGCTTCAGCTTAGCATTTACGTCGTAGATCCCAGTCGTTTTGATGGCTTCGGTTTCTAAAATTTTCTTATCGATTTCGATCCCCTTTTGCTCTTTTAGCGCGGTTGCGATCTCATCTTTGGTAACCGAGCCGAAAAGCGCGCCGCTCTCGCCCGTCTGCTTTGCGATCTTTACGCGGATCTTGGCTAGCTCCTCGGCTAGTTTTTGTAGACTTGCGACCTCGTATTTTTCAAGCTCGGCCTGCTTTTTCTTATCTGCTTCAAATTTACGCAAAACCTCAGTCGTAGCGGCTTTGGCGTAGCCTTTGCCGATTAGGAAGTTATTGCCGTAGCCGTCCTTAACCTCCTTTACCTCGCCCGCCTTTCCGA contains:
- the hslV gene encoding ATP-dependent protease subunit HslV, with the translated sequence MFEATTILAYKGAKASVIGGDGQVTFGNTVLKGNATKIRKIGKEGNVLAGFAGSTADAFNLFDMFEKCLDGAKGDLLRAVIEFSKQWRKDKYLRKLEAMMLVLDRKNIFLLSGTGDVVEPDDGKIAAIGSGGNYALSAARALDKFASLDEEELVKQSLKIAGEICIYTNENIKTYAIWDEKR
- the rplI gene encoding 50S ribosomal protein L9 — protein: MKVLLIKDVKGLGKAGEVKEVKDGYGNNFLIGKGYAKAATTEVLRKFEADKKKQAELEKYEVASLQKLAEELAKIRVKIAKQTGESGALFGSVTKDEIATALKEQKGIEIDKKILETEAIKTTGIYDVNAKLKHGISAKFEIEVASV